DNA sequence from the Candidatus Bathyarchaeia archaeon genome:
CTTGGCGAGTATGTTGGGCTGTTACCAAGACAGTAGACGCATCCATCACAGGATCCCACATAAATCATTCCATCGAAAACCGCTGGGGAGGAAACTACTTGCGCACCAGTTGTGTAGACGGATAAAGTATCACCGTTTTTGGCATCCAAGCATGTTATGCTGTAGCTGTCGCTTCCGACGTACAGCTTGGGTCCAAATGGGTCATCCACATAAAGCACTGACGAGAATACTTGGAAACCCAGCCACTTATGCCATATAAGCGAACCGTTTTTCGCGTTTCTAGCGGCTACGCCCATATAGCATGGATGATAGATGATGTCTCCTACAACGGTTGGGGCGAAGGGTTGGTTGCTATTGTCTCCGGAAAAACCAACGGTTGGATATGTCACAACACACCATATTTCTGCACCTGTTGTGGCGTTGAGGGCTGCCATGTAAACCGGGCCAATGGTTGGGAAGAGACTATGGCCTCCGGCTCCTACGTAAACCACACCGTTAATTACTGTGGGCGTGCTAACCATGAACAAGTACGTCCAGCCATAGACAACCTTTGGCGTAGTCCAGTTCCATAATTTTGTTCCCGTATTTGCATCTAAGCAGTAAACATTCCTATCTAAGGAGGTTATGTAGATTCTGTCGCCGTAATATGCTGGTGAACCAACAATAGGCATTCCAGTTGTGTAACTCCACAGTATCTCCCCGTTCAATGCATTAAGACAGTAGACTTTACCATCTAAACCGCCCACGTAAAGCCTGTTATTCACAATTATTGGAGAGGATCGTACCTGCCACGAAGCCACCTCCACCATCATGCTTGGGTAGAAGCCTCCAACAGCCTTCTTCCATACAAGGGCTCCTGTGTTTGCGTCTAGACAGTAGACATATCCGTCATCAGGTCCAAGGTATACTTTGTTTCCGGCAACGGCAGGTGAAGAGGCTATTCTGAAGCCTGTTTCAAACTTCCACAGCAGACTTCCGGTGTATGCGTCTAGGCAATAGAGATTTTTGTCATATGATCCCACGTACACCTTACCATTAACAATTGCGGGTGATGATGTTACAGCTCCCCCCGTTTGATACTTCCATATCAGATTAAGTTTCACTGGACCCATTTGATTTGTTGCGACTCCCGGCTTCTCCATATTTCCACGCCAATATGGCCAGTCTTTCGGAGGAATCTCGCTGATACAATAGGTTGTTGGCGTGAATGGCCATCCACTGGACCCATAAAGCTTCCCGTAAGCAATTATCGGACTGCTGAACATGACCCCCGGCAGTTCCCATAACACCTCTCCTGTAAAAGCATCTATACAAGCGAATTTTACAGGTGGAGCTTCGGCTGCCCCGGCAACGGGCATTCCATCACTGACACCTATGTACAATTTGCCGTCAGCTATGGCTGGCACAATGTACCCGATATAATAGTAAGCCGGCGTTTTCCATAGAAGTTCACCTGTTTCAGCATCCCAGCAGCCGACATATCCGCCCCATGGGTCAATGTTGTGAGCGTAAATTCTTCCATAGGCGGCGGCAAAGCCGTATACAAAGAAGGATCCGGGACCAGCATCAAACTCCCATATAATCTCCCCGGTGCTTGCGTTGTAGCATGTTAGCCTTGTCGTGCCGGCACCTTGGTATAGTTTGCCATTGTAATAGGTGGCTGAGTACGTGTTTGTTTGTCCAATTTTACGTGATTTCCATAGGAGTTGTCCAGTTTTCCATCTAGGGCATATACTGCCCCTTCAAATGACCCAACAAAAACTTTTCCACCGCCCACGCAAAGCAGCTGGGAAGGTTCATGGCACTCATATTTCCATGCTAAGGTGGCTGGGACCAATGGATTCGAGACGTTGTATGCCACCACATAGTTCTTTAATGTGGCAGTGTCATGGACGACGCGATATTTCATCTTTAGCTCTTCGGAGTATCGACCGGGGAAGTAGCTTGCTGTTCCAGGCTGTTCAAATAGGATGCTACCAGATTGAATATCAACACTCCACATTCTAGCTCCATCGCTAACTCTGTGGCATGCGATCCCATTATTTGTGTCTACAAGGAGGTATTCATCAGTTATCTTGTAGATTCCCGTTGACCATCCTATGTCGGGTGCATCGACACTCCAAATCTCCTCACCTGTATTTGGGTTAAGCGCTTTCAATTTTGGTGGCGGTGGAGGCGGAAAACCTGGCATCGGAAAGCCGCCGCCACTTACAACAAAAACTTTACCGCTAAATGCCGCGTACGCCGTTCCAGCAGTGCTCCATAAAACCTCGGGCTTGTTCGGTGCTGGTCCATTGGAAAAACGTGTGTGGCCTTCATCATGTCCCAAATTTATCCATTCATACTGTAGCAAGTTTTCTGGCGCCGAGCTAACCGTTAACATCGTGGAAAATGTCAAGAGTGCAATGCAAATGCACAATGCAACTGCCATAAGTCTTAGAAGGGCGCTTTTACTTTTCCACATATTCAAAATCCCAATTTTGTAATGCGGTTGTTCAGCGTTTAAAATTTTCGTGACCAAGGACTTTTATTTCATCAGTTTTACTTGGATGGCGTTGTGGTCGCATGTGATGTAGCATTCCATGCATTTGGTGCACTTGTTTAGTCCGACGCCCTCTACGAGTTTTACGCCTACGGGACATACTTTTTCGCATTTTCTGGCATCTTCTAGACGGCAAACTGCACAATAGTCTAGCCTATAATCTTCGCACGTTTGTGGGCAACCCTTCATAACGCATTTATCATCTTTAATTTTGATTTTGATAAAGGGGTTTGCTGAGGCTGTAATGTTTAGCAGGGCTCCGACTGGGCATAACTTCTTGCACCAGAATCGTCTTTCCCTAAGGCTCAGAATCACCGCAATAACTGGAATCATGTAAAGTTCAATTATGATGTTGTTGATTATGCCAGTAAGATACCGAGTGGCCTTAAGATGGAATAGGCCTCTGGTTGTTATTCCTATTGGGCATATTGTGCAGAACACATTGAACCTTAATGCAGCTGAGCCGACAACGGCTAAAGCCAAAACTCCGCTTGCAGTAGTCCCCCCCTTGGCGGAAAGGGCCCTCATAATTGGGCAAGCCTTGCATAAGAGGCTCTTCCTGTCTTTGCAAGTGCCCTGTGCTTCAGCATTTGCTCTTTCAGCCCTTTTCGCCTCAAGTTTTGGCGAAAAAAGTTCAACGCCCTTGTCAAAGCTGTCTATGATTGTGCCTACAGGGCAAATCCAACCGCAGAAAACGTTTCCCAGAAGGATGATGATTAGTAAGACAAGCAGTACGGCGACGATTGTTGGGACTATGAGGCGCCACTCAACTCTTAAGGTGACCAGCGACTGGATTCCCCCTAGAGGGCAAGCAAGCCATTCGCCGAATCCCACGTTACACCAGCCATTAAGCCACATGCTGCAGGGCGACTGCACAAGAGGCAGAAAAAGGAAAGGCTGCTTGTTTCCCGGAAAAATGCTGTTTACAGGGGCATAGGGGACCGGCCACTCCCTTCCCGGTGGCACATAAGCAACGGGCAAAATGAACAGTATTAGGAAGACAGCCTTACACGTCCATCTAAGGTATCTTATCTTTACTTTCTGGTTTTTCGTGTTTCTCTTCAAAGGTTTCCACGTCTTACCGCATTAAATTGCAATTAGCCCTTTGAATGATTGTTATCTACCTTTTATGTGAAACTTAAACGTATTGTTGGATCCCAGTAAGAATCCAAAATTATTTAATTCGGCGCAGCTTTTACTGTATAAAATCCGGGGGCTTTATTGTGGATTTAACAATTAAAGGTTTCATGAGGTACGTTGTTGTTTTTCTAAGCGGGGTTCTAGTGGCTTCCCTATTCTGGAATTTAAACCAGCTTCTCTTTTTCAAGAATGTAAGCTACACGGAGGATTATGACTATGTAGTCTATATGGATTCAGGTGCCGTTAAGGTTAAAAATGGAACTACAGGCCGCGTGGAGTTTGTCGGAGAAAACCTCTCGCAGGCTCTGGATTACGTATTGAAGGGTGAGGGTTTAAGCATCTTCATAAAGGGGGCGGAGTATAATGCCTCAGGGGGCTTAGTTCTGAGAAATCTTGCAAACGTGAGAATAGCCAGCGACAGGGCTAGAATAAACCTCGGAGGCGGTTTTTTGGCTATTAAAGGCGACTATTGGGATAATTCAAAGCATGTCTACCTAGAAGGTTTAACGATCTTTAATGGAAGCCTGCTCATCGAAAACAGCTTCATGACAACCATTAAAAACTGTATTTTTGAAGATTGTGAGGAGGGTATAATCCTTTTAAACACAAATGGTTGGACTGAGTGCACAAAAATAGAGGACTGCTACTTTAAGAACGTGAGAAGGGGGATTGTTTTCAAGACTCCTTGTGGAAATGGAACGCGCTCCTACGCAAACACAGAGATAAAGCGCTGTTACTTCGAACTGATGAGGGAAAACTCTGTTGGAGTGCATGTTGAACCCCTATCCGACTTTAACGAGGGGTTAATTCAGAACGTGAGAATCTGGATGGGTGGGGTATGCGAAGTAAACCAAACAGGACTTTTCATTGAGGGAAGCATGCTTAACACGCTGGTGCAAGACATGGTTTTCGAATCCTTCGCAGATAACCCCAAAAACATATTTGGCATACATTTCGGTCCAGGAGCAGAGGGACCGATTCTAGGTCACGGAATAGTTTTCTGCGGAAATTTGACGGAGAAAATTTACAATCCATTTAATAGGTGGATTTATGGTGCCGGAGGATCCTTTAAAGTTGAAAACGTAAGCATACCGGTTGGTGTGGGAGACAACTATGGCGTCCAGCAAGAAATAGGCCTTGTCACACATCTGTCATTGTCCGTTTACTCCCTCAACGTTAAAGTATGCATTTGTGGCGAATTTTCAATGGAGGAGTCTATTACCGTTCGTTTTAGGCTTAAGCTTTTGGATGGCGCTTTTTCCAGAAGCTTGGAACTTTCCTTCAAAAACGCCACGGTTAAATGGTTGAATCACGACGAGTGGCTTTACATCTGGCCCACCAGGAACGTAATTCAGTCTCTAGTTGTTGATGCAAAGACAGTTAAGGAGGCAACAAATGTAACAGTTTCAGTGTCGGTTTATGGACAATACGGATAGCTCAAGTTTTATAAAAAGGGGGGATGTGTTATTGGCTTTTTTCTGTGCGAAGGGAAGCCTTTGCTCTTAGCGTGAAGCTTCTAAGATCTATTCTTGCCGGGCAAATGAACGTGCAGTTTCCACATCCATCGCAGAGGTCTGCTCTGAGAACTTTCAAGGTTTCTGTTCTCCCCTTGTCAAAGGCTTCTTTTATTAATATTGGGCTTAGTTTGTGGCAGCAAACTTCCAGACATGCGCCGCAACGCATGCATGCGGTGGTTTTGATTGTTTCGAAGGACTGGGCTTTTGGAAGTTTCACTTCTACCTTTTCTTCTGAAGGTTTCGGCAGTCCTACTTTATCCAGCCACGGCGAAGTTAGGTTCATGATAATTAATGCTAGGATTGACCCGCCGAAAAAGTTCATGTATGTTTGTATCAGAACCGTTAGGACTCCAAGGCCTATGCCAAAAATGCATTGCCCGCTGTGAGTTAGGGGCGTTGTAGCTGGATCAGTTGCCATGAAGAATGCCAAGAAAATGGAGCTTCCAACGAAAATGTGGAAACCGAGCCTCAAAAGAATGTCTCCACCATAAACCGCTGACATGATTAAAGACATGACTATGATTGATGCGAAGTACGCTGCGGTTATCCGCCACTTCACGTACTTGCGGGCAACTATGAATAGTATTATTCCAACGATGATGACGGCTATGCTTGAGGCTCCTCCTGCCCAACCGTGATACTTGGCTATAGCTAACGTCAAGAAAAGCTCCGAAGGCGACGGTGGAATCGGAAGAATCCCTTTAGACACTAAGTCAGGGTTTCCAAAACAGAATTGTAGTGCGCTCGCAAAAGATGATTCCCCTTCGTAGCCTAATCCCGCTGCTAGTGTCGGTATATACCCAGTGTGATCCTTCGGGAGCAGAATCTGATATAGAAATGGCAACAAAACCAAAAGTTTTGCAGCTGCAGCAGGGTTCACGTATTTTCTACCGAGAAGGCCTTGAAGTTTCTTGAACACTATAAGTCCGACAGCAGATATGACGGCTACATAAATGAACGCTTGGGGTGCTGTGAGAGGTAATACTTCAACAGTAGCCATCACTGGAATGCCATAAGAATATGAAAGAGCAACAATCAAACCGAAGACGGCAGCTGACATGGTGTTAACGGGGCCCTTCTCCTTCATCGCCAGCGAAAGTATATAATCGAGGACCACAGCCACAACCACGGAAATCACGCAGGAAACCAGCACCGTTAAACCCAACGACCAGCCTTCTTGGATTACAGACCACCAGAGAACCGTTGTGACAGCTGCAATAATGGCGAGTGCGATAAACGTGTAAGTCATCAGCTTATCCTTGGTCATCCACGAGTATTCCTTTACTTTGGACATGTTCATTCTCCCCTTTACAAAACGGAGTTTTTGTGTTAGAACAAATAACATATAAGACTTCCGGGCAGACCAAGAATTATAAGCAGCTTCGATATAATGCTGCTGCGTCTCGAGGATTGAGATAAAATGAGAATCACAAAATCCATTATAATCATAGTTGTGATGTTAATTGTCACGTTATCTCTTTTCCTCGTTGCGCTTGAGTGTCGCTGGAATGGAAAAACATCACCTAAAATTTTTGTAGGCGTTGAATTTGCCTACGGTGATGCAAATGATTGCAAGAGACTTGTTGATAAAGTTAAGAACTTCACCAATCTCCTCATTGTTGGTTTGCCGGAGCTAACATTTAACCAGACTCAACTGAATGAAATATGCGACTATATTTACGCCTCCGGACTGCATTTCATTGTGATGTTCACAAATCCCCAATCCTACATCACTTATCATCCATATGCGTGGATCATGAAAGCCTCCGAGAAGTACAATGAAAGATTTCTCGGAGTGTACTACTATGATGAGCCTGGCGGCAAACAGCTCGACGGAGGCGTCGGGCGAATGGTTGTTGAGGCTGAGAACTACACGGAGGCTGCCAACATCTACGTTAACTATCTACGAGCGCATATTGAATACTACACATACACTCGCGTCAATGTTTTCACGTCGGATTACGGACTCTATTGGTTCGATTATAAAGCCGGATATGATGTTGTTCTCATTCAATTCGGATGGAACCATAGTAAACCATTAAACATCGCACTCTGTAGGGGAGCGGCAAACGCTTACGGCAAGGACTGGGGTGTAGTGATAACATGGACTTTCACCAGTCCGCCTTACCTCGCATCCGGAGAAGAACTTTACAACGATCTGGTTCTAGCCTACAAGGCTGGAGCAAAATTCCTTGTGGTTTTTAGTTATCCACGCATCACACCTTATGGAACATTAACCGAGGAGCACTTTGAAGCTTTAGAGAAATTTTGGAATTACGTTCAACAAAACCCATGGGATCATGGTGTTTATAAAGGCGAGGTTGGATACGTTCTTCCGAAAGAATTTGGGTTTGGATTCCGAGGGGCTAATGACACTGTCTGGGGCTTATGGCATGATAATGCCTTCACCGAGAAGATATGGAACTATTCTCAAGCATATTTGCAGAAGTATCAATTAAAACTTGACATTCTCTACGATGATGAAGTGCTGAGCGACCAGATTAAAGGCCGCTATAAAAAACTGATCTGGTGGAACGAACCGTAATTATTCGTCTACTTACCTTTTGTACCGTGATAAGGCTTATTAATGCAAAAGGACAAATGGTTCGAAAGAGGTGTCCGTAGTTGACGGATGGGGAAAAATGGGGGCTTGGCGATATCCTATATGGCGTCATAGCGCCATGCATTGTCGCAGCGTTGATAATCATTTTTCCAGCATACCTGAAACCCATCATTGCAGATCCCACATTGCAAGCAATATTTGTCGATGGACTTGGGGAAGCCATTCTCATTATAGCAGTTCCAATGCTCTTCGGTCTCCTATGGAATCGATGGGCTGGCGGCGCTGCTGGCTTCCTTTTGGGAAGCATCTACGCACTTTACATTAATGACATGTATGTGCAATACAGCACAATGTACCCGGAGTATCAGCCGAATGACATTTCAACCTTAGGTTATGTGGTTTGCGCCATGTTAACGGGTTATCTAGCTGGAGCACTAAACAAGGGTTCATTCAGCTTTAAGAGGATGATTGTTGCGGGGCTTGCATCCGGGATCATAGGAGGCTTTTTCCTTCTATGGACACAAATAATCTCTCCGCTGGGCATGGTGACGGACATTGCATATGCACTGTTCATCACATTGTTACCAAGAATAATTTACGGAATCATAATCCCAGTTATAAGCAAGGTCTTCATCTGGTATAACGTCCTACCTAGACGTCCAACATAGACCCCAAAATTTTTCTAATTTCTTGTCATCAATCTAAGCCTTTAAATATCCTACAATTAATCTACAGTTTGATAGTGAATAGACCGGGAGTGATGGATATGGTTGTGAATAAAAGGCTTCTTCCATGGCTGTTTTTGGTGGTTTTTGCTTATTTCGTCTGGGCTGCATACTGGATCTTTCAGTCGTTCATGTGGGGTTATGAGATAACTTCCAAGTTCACCTTGTACACAAGTCTCCTAAAGGAGCCATGGTGGATAGCCCTCTTCTACAGTAGCGAGTTAGGCGGGGTTGTTTGCACCTCCTTACGTTTTATAGCTGGAATTTTCGCTTTTTACGCGGCCCTCTTATTTTTAAA
Encoded proteins:
- a CDS encoding PQQ-binding-like beta-propeller repeat protein — its product is MGQTNTYSATYYNGKLYQGAGTTRLTCYNASTGEIIWEFDAGPGSFFVYGFAAAYGRIYAHNIDPWGGYVGCWDAETGELLWKTPAYYYIGYIVPAIADGKLYIGVSDGMPVAGAAEAPPVKFACIDAFTGEVLWELPGVMFSSPIIAYGKLYGSSGWPFTPTTYCISEIPPKDWPYWRGNMEKPGVATNQMGPVKLNLIWKYQTGGAVTSSPAIVNGKVYVGSYDKNLYCLDAYTGSLLWKFETGFRIASSPAVAGNKVYLGPDDGYVYCLDANTGALVWKKAVGGFYPSMMVEVASWQVRSSPIIVNNRLYVGGLDGKVYCLNALNGEILWSYTTGMPIVGSPAYYGDRIYITSLDRNVYCLDANTGTKLWNWTTPKVVYGWTYLFMVSTPTVINGVVYVGAGGHSLFPTIGPVYMAALNATTGAEIWCVVTYPTVGFSGDNSNQPFAPTVVGDIIYHPCYMGVAARNAKNGSLIWHKWLGFQVFSSVLYVDDPFGPKLYVGSDSYSITCLDAKNGDTLSVYTTGAQVVSSPAVFDGMIYVGSCDGCVYCLGNSPTYSP
- a CDS encoding PQQ-binding-like beta-propeller repeat protein, giving the protein MLQYEWINLGHDEGHTRFSNGPAPNKPEVLWSTAGTAYAAFSGKVFVVSGGGFPMPGFPPPPPPKLKALNPNTGEEIWSVDAPDIGWSTGIYKITDEYLLVDTNNGIACHRVSDGARMWSVDIQSGSILFEQPGTASYFPGRYSEELKMKYRVVHDTATLKNYVVAYNVSNPLVPATLAWKYECHEPSQLLCVGGGKVFVGSFEGAVYALDGKLDNSYGNHVKLDKQTRTQPPITMANYTKVPARQG
- a CDS encoding 4Fe-4S binding protein, with the protein product MKRNTKNQKVKIRYLRWTCKAVFLILFILPVAYVPPGREWPVPYAPVNSIFPGNKQPFLFLPLVQSPCSMWLNGWCNVGFGEWLACPLGGIQSLVTLRVEWRLIVPTIVAVLLVLLIIILLGNVFCGWICPVGTIIDSFDKGVELFSPKLEAKRAERANAEAQGTCKDRKSLLCKACPIMRALSAKGGTTASGVLALAVVGSAALRFNVFCTICPIGITTRGLFHLKATRYLTGIINNIIIELYMIPVIAVILSLRERRFWCKKLCPVGALLNITASANPFIKIKIKDDKCVMKGCPQTCEDYRLDYCAVCRLEDARKCEKVCPVGVKLVEGVGLNKCTKCMECYITCDHNAIQVKLMK
- a CDS encoding RnfABCDGE type electron transport complex subunit D; this translates as MSKVKEYSWMTKDKLMTYTFIALAIIAAVTTVLWWSVIQEGWSLGLTVLVSCVISVVVAVVLDYILSLAMKEKGPVNTMSAAVFGLIVALSYSYGIPVMATVEVLPLTAPQAFIYVAVISAVGLIVFKKLQGLLGRKYVNPAAAAKLLVLLPFLYQILLPKDHTGYIPTLAAGLGYEGESSFASALQFCFGNPDLVSKGILPIPPSPSELFLTLAIAKYHGWAGGASSIAVIIVGIILFIVARKYVKWRITAAYFASIIVMSLIMSAVYGGDILLRLGFHIFVGSSIFLAFFMATDPATTPLTHSGQCIFGIGLGVLTVLIQTYMNFFGGSILALIIMNLTSPWLDKVGLPKPSEEKVEVKLPKAQSFETIKTTACMRCGACLEVCCHKLSPILIKEAFDKGRTETLKVLRADLCDGCGNCTFICPARIDLRSFTLRAKASLRTEKSQ